A window of Mercenaria mercenaria strain notata chromosome 16, MADL_Memer_1, whole genome shotgun sequence contains these coding sequences:
- the LOC128549538 gene encoding uncharacterized protein LOC128549538 yields MDIYKLVRVVVLFCVINQGMLYNAKSSSREISDESSSNRSGSSRRGSGWWGGGRNRQSKPARSSRRGSGWWGGGRNRQSKPAHSGKRKSGWWGGKNRNVPTKSKGSGWLSAKPNSVPKTPPSSKPKSAPKSKQNTKPETDIKKVIERYEGIERKAYDAQPKNPKVHDTTIGIGFNLNRPDAEKTFKKVVPGVDFNKVKSGKQTITDKQARALFNHDVDNIYEPRARNKVGKDVYDKLPSNVKAAVVNAVYRGDLGPKATNLIKQGKWKEVGKEYLDHNQYKNADKLGIPGIKTRMDWNKKQFDTMIKQEKPK; encoded by the exons ATGGACATTTATAAACTTGTACGTGTCGTAGTATTATTCTGCGTTATAAATCAAG GCATGTTGTATAATGCTAAATCATCGAGTAGGGAAATCAGCGATGAAAGTAGCAGCAATAGATCAG GCTCAAGCAGACGCGGCTCTGGATGGTGGG GCGGAGGCAGAAATAGACAGTCTAAACCTGCTC GCTCAAGCAGACGCGGTTCTGGATGGTGGG GCGGAGGCAGAAATAGACAGTCTAAACCTGCTC ATTCTGGAAAACGTAAATCTGGATGGTGGGGCG GTAAAAACAGAAATGTCCCAACGAAATCCAAAG GATCAGGATGGTTGTCAG CTAAGCCGAACTCTGTACCAAAGACACCGCCATCATCGAAACCAAAATCGGCCCCAAAGTCAAAACAAAACACGAAACCTGAAACAG ATATAAAGAAAGTGATAGAAAGATATGAAGGTATCGAACGAAAAGCATACGATGCCCAGCCAAAAAATCCGAAAGTTCATGATACTACCATAG gaattgGATTTAACTTAAACCGACCTGATGCAGAGAAAACGTTCAAGAAGGTCGTGCCAGGGGTTGATTTTAACAAAGTAAAGTCTGGAAAGCAAACAATAACAGATAAACAAGCCCGTGCTCTGTTTAAT CATGATGTCGATAACATATACGAACCAAGAGCAAGAAATAAAGTGGGAAAAGATGTTTACGACAAGTTGCCGTCCAATGTTAAAGCAGCGGTGGTGAATGCAGTGTACAGAGGTGATCTAGGACCAAAAGCTACAAACTTGATAAAGCAAGGGAAGTGGAAAGAAGTTGGAAAGGAATACCTTGACCATAACCAATATAAGAATGCGGACAAACTGGGGATACCAGGTATTAAGACAAGAATGGACTGGAACAAAAAACAATTTGATACCATGATAAAACAAGAAAAACCGAAATAG